GGCATACCAGCTGCCCGGCGCAAGCCGGGCGGGCACGACGAAGTCACGGGCGCCCTCGGGGGTGGAGCGGGTCAGGGTCGGCGTCTCGATCTCGACGAAGTCCCGTTCGGCCAGGACAGCGCGGGCGGCCTGGTTGACCTTGCTGCGAAGGCGGATTGCGCCACCGGCCTCGGGACGACGTAGGTCGAGGTAGCGGTACTTCAGCCGGGTCTCCTCACCGACAGTTACCCGCCCGTCCAGCTGGAACGGCAGCGTCGCGGAGGCGCTCAGCACCTCGATCTGCTCGGCGACGACCTCGATCTCACCGGTCGGCAACTCAGTGTTGAAGTTGCCGTCCGGGCGCACTCGGACCCGACCGGTGATTCGGACGCAGTATTCGTTGCGCAGGTCGTGCGCGCCGCCCTGCTCCAGCACCTCGTCGCGGACGACGACCTGGGCGATGCCGCTGGCATCACGCAGATCCAGGAACGCGACCCCACCGTGATCACGCCGACGGGCCACCCAGCCGGCGAGCGTGACGGTCTGGTCGGTATGACCGGCGCGTAGTGTGCCGGCCTCCTGGGTGCGGAGCACAGGGAGATTCCTTTTCAGTAGGGAAACGATCGAGAGTGGCCGTGCCCGAGAGGTAGGCCTGCTGCCATCGTACGGATGCCAGGCGCGCACGGCACGTCAGTATTGCGGCGCCTGCGACTGGCTCATTCCTCGTCGAGATAGAGCCACCGACCACCGCGGCGCTCGAAGATGCTCCTCTCATGCATCGACCCGCCCTCGTAGGAGGCAACGAAAGAGACAATTCCCCGCTGATCGCCGGGCCCGCCACCGTCAACCTCGAGGATGCGCAGCCCTGTCCACTTCATCCCCTGGTCCAGGGTGACCTGTTGGGGACGGGTGCGCGGATGCCACGTCCGCCAGAGATGCTCGGCATTCCCGTAGAAATTCGCCGTGTACCGCGAGCGCATCAGTTGCTCGGCGGTGTCGGCCAGGGCTGTGGCGCCCAGGAGCGGCCCGCAGCAGTCGTCGAAGGAACTTCGGGAGCCACAGGGGCAGGGGTCCGGCATGGACCCAGCATGGCAAACCCGCGCTGGCAGACCGACCACGGTGGTGTCTGTGTGACCGGCATGCGGCACCGTCGACATGCATCACCCGCCCGCCATTAACCTGAGGTCGTGTCCAAGGTTCTGAACTCACTGCCCGTCGGCGAGCGCGTCGGCATCGCCTTCTCCGGAGGTCTCGACACTTCGTGTGCCGTCGCCTGGATGCGTGAGGGCGGCGCGGTGCCGTGTACCTACACCGCCGACCTGGGCCAGTACGACGAATCGGACATCGCGTCGGTCCCGGGCAGAGCCGGGCAGTACGGCGCCGAGCTGGCACGGCTGGTGGACTGCCGCGAACCGCTGGTCGAAGAAGGCCTTGCCGCGATCGCCTCGGGCGCCTTCCACATTCGCTCCGGGGCCCGCACCTACTTCAACACGACCCCACTGGGTCGGGCAGTCACCGGCACGCTGCTGGTGCGCGCGATGGCCGATGACGGGGTGTCCATCTGGGGCGACGGATCGACGTACAAGGGCAACGACATCGAGCGTTTCTACCGCTACGGGCTGTTGGCCAACCCGGGCCTGCGGATCTACAAGCCGTGGCTGGACGCAGACTTCGTCGCCGAACTCGGCGGTCGGCAGGGCATGTCGGACTGG
This portion of the Dermatophilaceae bacterium Sec6.4 genome encodes:
- a CDS encoding YchJ family metal-binding protein codes for the protein MPDPCPCGSRSSFDDCCGPLLGATALADTAEQLMRSRYTANFYGNAEHLWRTWHPRTRPQQVTLDQGMKWTGLRILEVDGGGPGDQRGIVSFVASYEGGSMHERSIFERRGGRWLYLDEE